TTATACTTAATGAAAAATGCTCTACTCTATTTCTCTCAGATCAACGTACAAGTGGCCTATGGCAATTCTGCCCAGGGGATCCGTAGCCTTCACCTCAATCCGTATAGGTTCGATACTCGTCCCCAGTGCTGTAACGTACAATTTCTGTCCAGCCATTCTGACATCTGCCAATTGTGGATCAGGCGAGTCTGCCATAAGGTTGAGGGTTGATCTAGCGTCATCTTCATCCTCAAACATAAAGGACAGATCGATCTCAATCTCATCTCCATTAACATAAGCGGTACTACCCGCAGGTGCCTCCACCAATGCAGGGGGAGCATCATCAAAATCATACATGTACACACGTTGCAACAACGTGTGATGCAGTGTAAAATCAGGCTCTTCTCTCAGGGATATGGAGTTGTTATTCACATCCACGTATTGCAGATCAGACAGTTCAGCAATTCCAATGGGTAAATGAACAAGCTCATTACTGTTCACATCAAGTTTCTGTAAGGAATGTAGTCCGCCCACATCCACTAAAGCAAGTCGATTATTCGCGAGATTCAGAGATTCCAGCTGATCCAGTCCCGTAACATTGATTTCCGTCAGTTGGTTACCGGATAAATCCAGCGAATTCAAGCGATCGAATCCAGAGGCATTCGCCTTGCTTATGTCGTTTCCGGACAGATCGATTTCGTTTACATTCAATCCTTTGAATATCTCGACTCCTGTCAGATCGGAAATGCCTGCATTCCTCGCATACAATCCCCCATTCGTCTGAACAAGAGCTTCCGCCAATTCATCTTTGGTCAGCGGATCATCCACATCCTTTTCCAACCAATATGCAATGGCTCCAGCCAAATGTGGATCAGGAAATTGGCGACTTATCGTATTGGCCTGTACCTTAACCTTAAGTTGTGCCGTAACACTTGCGCCTTGGACGTCGACTGCTTTGATCGTCAGCGTTGTTTCTCCAGCAGCCTGTGGAACAAGTCGAATCACTTTTTCTACCACAGTAGAGGAAACAATGGTTGCATCTCCTGGTATGACACTGAATTGCAATTCATCACCATCTGGATCACTAAAATACGTGGAGACGTTCCAATCCAATGCAGCATGATCTAGTGTAAGTTCCTGATCAGGCAAACCGCCAATAATAACCAGTGGCGCCCTGTTTCCCGTTCCTGGATTGGAGGGAGTGGAAGGATTCGTCGGTGTTGTTGGGGCAGATCCACCTCCTCCACCCGTGCTTCCATTTCCACTTCCTGGCGTCGCCACGGAATTGCCGTTTGTGTTTCCGGTACCGTTTCCTGCATCATTGCCGCCTGAAGTTGTACCCTGCACCTCAGTTACCTTTCCTGGCTCATTAGCATTGGATTCCGGATTGACGCCCCCTTGACTCGCAGCTTCATCAAGCGCTTGAATTACTTCAGTTGCGCGTAATGCGATCACGGCCATTTCCTGTCTGGAAGTAGAACGCTTCGGCGCAAAGTTTCCATTGTCCCCTTTCAAGATTCCCAACTCAACAGCCTGTTGTACACTTGGCAAAGCCCAGGCACTAATGTCGGAAGTATCCTTAAATGACAACTCTTTGGTCAAATTTAATGTTTCATCATATCCCTTAGCCTTCAGAGCACGGATAATCGTCGTTGCCAGCTCTTCCCTTGTTACCAGACCGGCAGGACGAAACGTACCATCCGGATAACCATTCATGATTCCGGCTAATTTGAGAGCATGAATATAGGATCCATTCTCAGCGTTACTGTCCAAATCTTTAAATAACTGATCTGGAAGCTGATCTGACGACAGCACGCTCATTTCCAACAGTTGTGCCAGTGTGTACGCAAGGTCCCCTCTTGTCAACGTTGCGCTCGGGTTGAAATTCCCTGCTTCGTCCGCCAGAATCATCTGTTGGTCAGCAGCTCTTTCAATGGCTTGTCTTGCCCACGGTGCTGCCTGCTGCAAGTCACGAATGCTTACTGCATCGGCCGCTGCACTCACTGTTCCGGGAACAGTAATGACGGATAAAGACAGAAGGGCCGCCAAATAAGGCGAGACCCTACGGTTCTTATTTTTAGAATAAAATTTTTGTTTGGATATACGTGTTGTCATCTCTTAACGTTACCTCCTACATGAACATAACCCTGGAGTCAACTAAGACTCGTTGCGTTACTTGATTATCTTCATTGTAGGAGAGACTATAGTTGGAAAATAGTCTACAAAAGAGTAGACATCGTTTCAGCTCATCATAACAAGCCCCGCTGCTCAGCAATTTGTACAGCATGAGTGCGACTACTCGCACCCAGCTTCGCGAACACTCGGCGAATGTGTGTATTAACAGTGCCGGGTGAGATACCAAACTCGGCAGCAATCTGTCTGCTGGTCAGGCCCTCAGCGATATAACCGAATATTTTTTGCTCCATCGGGCTGAGACCCACTTCCTTTGTATACAGGTTTGCCCCCCCTACAGAGGAGAGGCCCCTTGCCCGTTTGTCTCTTGCGAATGCCGATAATAACTGCTTCACATAAGCCATTTTCACACCATCATCCTGTATCGCCTTCGTACGGCGCAAATACAGGTAGTCCTGCAACAACCGCCTAATCTGCTCACCTTCTGCAACGAATGAACGTATATATCCTTCCGGTCCCCCCAACACCAAGGCACGGGATAACGCTGCAACACTGGCATCTGTGAATCCTTGCTTTTGCAGCATGATGGATTCTAGCAGAGCACACTCTACCTGTTCAGTCAACCAATCCCGTTCTTCAGCCTGGTTACGGATTCGTCTCAGTTCCTCTTGTGCAAAATCATACTGCTTAAGGACAATCATCGCACGTATGCGAACCATGGAATGGAAGATCTGATCACAGCTGGTCTCAGTGGCCTTACTGCCTTCGCCTGCTGGTTTAAGCAGAATGGTTTGGGCCGATTCCACGGGACTCACTTCAAGTAAAATTCGCTGTTGATGTGCTTCCAGTGCTGGCTGCCAGTAGTCCATATCCTTCACAGATAACAAACCTGTGACCTGTTGAAGCAGCTTCATGCCTTCCTCAGGTCGACCCAATGTAAGTTCAAGTCTGGCCTTTAGTACATACGCAGGAACGAGCAGCGCAGCCACCTTGATCTGCAAAGCCACTTCAAGGGCTCGATCCGCATAACTTACCGCTTCTGATAACCGATCCTGTTCCATTAAAATTTCACCATATCCGACACCATAGTAGGACGTTACATAGGCATGTTCAGCTAACCAACGTTCCGTAATCGCCCCAAAGCAAGCTTGCCCACGCCGTAAATAGCCATTAACGCCATGAAAGCTCCGTAGGCGCATGCTCTCTCTCCGATCATAATCCATATACTGAAAGGCAATATCATCGGGATATCCCTGATCGATATAGGACACCAAATAATGAGCGAGCCCATCCAAATCTCTGTTCAGATAAGCCATGTAGGCTCGCATCACACAAATGACTTGCAGCAAATACCCGATAATCTCAGGTTCAAGCTGCCCTTGAAGATGCACCCGGATGACGTGATCCAGTTCATCAAGCTGCTTCACCATCTGTCCATAAGGCATTTCGCGCGCGACAAGGAACAGGTAGGACATATATAATTTCGGACGTGCTTTCACGATCTCCAGTGGCAAAACATCGAAGTATCGCCGGAGCGTCCACCACTCTCCCATAATAAAGTGGGCAAACAGCTCTTCCAGCAGTCTGGCTGCATCCTGCATGTGCTGTCCGAGAATATAATGATCCAGTGCTTCAGCGGGATATCCATGCTGCTCATACCAATGTGCAGCATGGGCATGTAATTCATTCACCTGTTCTGTGCCATAACGAGCCAGCTCACGCCTTAGAAATGCAGAGAACAAATGATGATAACGATACCAGTGCCTTTCCCGATCAAGTGGAACAAGGAAGAGATGTTCCTTCTCCAGCTGCCTTAACAAGTGCGGAGCTTCTTGCATATCACTTAATACCTGACACAAACTGCTGTTCATTCTTCTCGTGATCGCTGTCCGGAGCAGAAATTGCTGCATCTCGGGTGACTGACGCTGGAACACTTCTTCAAGCAGGTAATCCGAAATTGTCCTCTCCCCAGGCTGCCCGTGATCTTCACGAGACAGAGAAGTCGATGGACTGATTAAAGAGTCTGCACCCCATGTGTGAGATAAAGCCAGCAGCTTCAATCCGGCAGCCCATCCCTCCGTCTGCTGTACCCAACCACGCGCATCCTCCCCGGCAATATCCAATTGCATGATCTCCTGGCAAAATTCAATGCCCTCCTCTTCCGTAAACGCCAGTTCCTGAATCGTGAAGTGCTTCAATTCACCTCTCAGACGTAGCTTCTCAAGCTTGAATGGAGGATAGGTACGACTTGACAGTACCAGATGAATGGACAGGGGAAGATTTTCGATAAAGTATTGCATCTGCTCATGAATCTCAGACTGGGTTACTGCATGATAGTCATCCAGAATAAGCAGTGCATGCTGATTGGCGAGGGCAACACGGTTCAACAATAATATTAATGCCGACCTAGGATCTATCGGATACCGTTGCAAAAAGTGTGGCAGGACATCTCCGCAGAGCCCCTCTCTCACTCGATCCAGTGCATGAATAACGTATAGCCAAAACTGAAGTGGGTTCTGATCTTTATCATCCAGGCAGACACTGGCCGCATGTATTGCTTCATTTCTCACCCAGCTGCCTAGAAGTGTGGATTTCCCTGAACCGGCCGGGGCAGTTAACAAAGTGACTTTGGATTGGAACAATTCTTTGCGCTGCAAACTGAGCCGTGGACGGTCCATTGTGTCCGCCGGCAAGGGTGGCAGTTCCAGTTTGGTTGTTAAAATCATAAATTGAAGCCAGTCCCTGTGGAGACCAGCGGTATGTTCCTGTTGCATGAGATCCTCCTGAATCAGCACCATGGTGCCCGTTTTCCGATTTGTTTCATGATGTTTCAGCTACTACAAGTATACTCGGAACACTGCTGAGGCCCTATATTTTTTTGGGTTCTATTGTAACGACAAAGAAACCCTGCGACTTTCACGCAGAGTCTGCCTTTATTTTTTTAATATGCCTATTCCGATAATTGAAGCAACCATTTGCGCAAAGAATCGATCTCTATAAAAATGTCTTCCCCGCCGTTTTTCGGTATGGATATGTTGGGTCTGCCAAGTGTATGATGCTCTTGCAGCATCTTGCTCCATAAGAATTCAATCGCTCTCAAAAGCTCCAACAAAAACTCTTATTCAGATGTAATGAACTGCGTGAGTATTTTCTGAGGATCCAACTCCAAACGAATAGCAAACCTTAATCTGCCCTTTGCCAGCTGCTCCATTTCTAGTAAGTAAGGATCGATTCCATAACTTACACAGGCTTTACCCCGCTCCATCAA
Above is a window of Paenibacillus sp. E222 DNA encoding:
- a CDS encoding S-layer homology domain-containing protein; amino-acid sequence: MTTRISKQKFYSKNKNRRVSPYLAALLSLSVITVPGTVSAAADAVSIRDLQQAAPWARQAIERAADQQMILADEAGNFNPSATLTRGDLAYTLAQLLEMSVLSSDQLPDQLFKDLDSNAENGSYIHALKLAGIMNGYPDGTFRPAGLVTREELATTIIRALKAKGYDETLNLTKELSFKDTSDISAWALPSVQQAVELGILKGDNGNFAPKRSTSRQEMAVIALRATEVIQALDEAASQGGVNPESNANEPGKVTEVQGTTSGGNDAGNGTGNTNGNSVATPGSGNGSTGGGGGSAPTTPTNPSTPSNPGTGNRAPLVIIGGLPDQELTLDHAALDWNVSTYFSDPDGDELQFSVIPGDATIVSSTVVEKVIRLVPQAAGETTLTIKAVDVQGASVTAQLKVKVQANTISRQFPDPHLAGAIAYWLEKDVDDPLTKDELAEALVQTNGGLYARNAGISDLTGVEIFKGLNVNEIDLSGNDISKANASGFDRLNSLDLSGNQLTEINVTGLDQLESLNLANNRLALVDVGGLHSLQKLDVNSNELVHLPIGIAELSDLQYVDVNNNSISLREEPDFTLHHTLLQRVYMYDFDDAPPALVEAPAGSTAYVNGDEIEIDLSFMFEDEDDARSTLNLMADSPDPQLADVRMAGQKLYVTALGTSIEPIRIEVKATDPLGRIAIGHLYVDLREIE
- a CDS encoding LuxR C-terminal-related transcriptional regulator — encoded protein: MQQEHTAGLHRDWLQFMILTTKLELPPLPADTMDRPRLSLQRKELFQSKVTLLTAPAGSGKSTLLGSWVRNEAIHAASVCLDDKDQNPLQFWLYVIHALDRVREGLCGDVLPHFLQRYPIDPRSALILLLNRVALANQHALLILDDYHAVTQSEIHEQMQYFIENLPLSIHLVLSSRTYPPFKLEKLRLRGELKHFTIQELAFTEEEGIEFCQEIMQLDIAGEDARGWVQQTEGWAAGLKLLALSHTWGADSLISPSTSLSREDHGQPGERTISDYLLEEVFQRQSPEMQQFLLRTAITRRMNSSLCQVLSDMQEAPHLLRQLEKEHLFLVPLDRERHWYRYHHLFSAFLRRELARYGTEQVNELHAHAAHWYEQHGYPAEALDHYILGQHMQDAARLLEELFAHFIMGEWWTLRRYFDVLPLEIVKARPKLYMSYLFLVAREMPYGQMVKQLDELDHVIRVHLQGQLEPEIIGYLLQVICVMRAYMAYLNRDLDGLAHYLVSYIDQGYPDDIAFQYMDYDRRESMRLRSFHGVNGYLRRGQACFGAITERWLAEHAYVTSYYGVGYGEILMEQDRLSEAVSYADRALEVALQIKVAALLVPAYVLKARLELTLGRPEEGMKLLQQVTGLLSVKDMDYWQPALEAHQQRILLEVSPVESAQTILLKPAGEGSKATETSCDQIFHSMVRIRAMIVLKQYDFAQEELRRIRNQAEERDWLTEQVECALLESIMLQKQGFTDASVAALSRALVLGGPEGYIRSFVAEGEQIRRLLQDYLYLRRTKAIQDDGVKMAYVKQLLSAFARDKRARGLSSVGGANLYTKEVGLSPMEQKIFGYIAEGLTSRQIAAEFGISPGTVNTHIRRVFAKLGASSRTHAVQIAEQRGLL